The sequence taaatgtactatttcaagcagcacttttccctgtggttatcaaactacataataaaattagaaacataatataaagttaggTTGTTTGTGACTTTGAGCATTCTATATTCCACAGTCTTTACCAAATTTtccagttaaaaatattttattatttttaattatataaaccaaattataccttattacattctcttttcacaatacctaacatttttttttctaattgtgTTCAGATTGAGATAATTCTGAGGTGTTTTAACTTTAGTGAATTTGACAAgaaatgcctcccatataaaaacaactttcagtgcttggagtagaaACTTTTCTTGactacctcaagtagaaaagagtttcaaaaagtatgtttttggtaagatgacattcaaatgagcataaaacagcttatgaaaatataaataaaattgtggcATTGTAGTACGAAGCGAGTGATGTTTATCAAAAAACgctggaatttttttttaaggtatgatggaatatatttggcgaaaactcacagaagcccatacattaatataattgtaatttcattataaattacaataattacagactattaaaataaaagaactgcttgaatatgtgcactcggtaaaaatataatatactagaTCATGCATGGCTGGGTGTCATCGTGTACtgtctttatatttaaaatataattatgtattgagGTATTGACTCtctaatgaatatttataatattaatcatCCAAAGgtgaatttaaatatttattagttgtaCATAATCCCTTAGTTGCAGATGCAGAtattaaattattgattttaagtattgtatttgtaattgctggagggaaataaaacaatgttaagTATTTCACTTGTTTAAGAAACTGATGAAGGTGGGTATAGCCATTAGGTATGTTACCTAATAATGTGCGTGTAATCAAATGCTTTTTGCAAAATAAATGACGATTTCTTTCGTATATAATATGTTGTTGTTTGATTTATATGATGTTAACATCCTGAAGCGTCTACGTAGAGTTACGGTTACCAGTTACCACACATAggcgctttttttttttttaattataattgcttacatgtatgtaggtaaacaatttaatagtacattactaatAGAGGCCGGGAAACGAGGGGTTGCAGGCCAAGATTAGTAGATTATATAATATAGACTAGGATAGATATCAGTAGGATGgggatacgatacgatacacaaatctctattttgacattttgctgggacatcaatTAGCCGCggccacgaccagtgaaacctatgTCGAAACGTCGGCAATAAAGgtgacaaaataaattcgcgatagatccgGTTATAAgtatgatttaatatgtgttcaaaacgcgaaagttttaaatgttaaaaaccACACCTGAACGAAGAAATTCGAAAtcattttggaccatagttgaaAGCTTTTGAACTATAGTGGGGTGGTTTTATGgtactttttagttttatcattagTTTACATTTAGTAAAATCATTACTTCCAGATGGCTTTCATCATGTTAGCAGCGACCTGGCTCAGCCCGGTCACCATCTCCTACGCCCCTATCTTCACTGGCTACTACACCACCGCCGAACACGCCCAATACAGAGAAAACAACACCAAGACCTGCGACTGGGTCGTCAACAAGCCCTATGCTGTCATCTCCAGCTCAGTCTCCTTCTGGATCCCTTGTACGATCATGATCTTTACTTACGTGGCTATCTTTAGAGAAGCCAACAGACAGGAGAAAGCTATTGCTGGACATACGAGACTAATGCAAAGACATTCAAGAGACATTAAAGACAAAAATATCTTGAATATGAAGAGGGAATATAAAGCAGCAAGGACTTTAGGAATCATCATGGGAGCGTTCATTATATGCTGGCTGCCATTCTTTCTATTCTACGTTTCAACATCTTTATGTGACACTTGTAAATATCCGGAGGTTATCAATCCTATAATGTTCTGGACTGGATATTTCAATTCGGTGCTTAATCCTATTATTTATGCGTATTTTAATAAGGAGTTTAGGAGTGCTTTTAAGAATACTTTGGCGTGTGCTTTTTGTAGTTATTGTAAGAAGGATGCGTTGGATTTGGATGCTCAAGAGCGTTTGGATAGACAAGGCTCTAATCATACGAGGATGTCAAGCCCTGTACGAAGAATTAATTCAGACGtttgaaattaaaaatgaaatgtagTAAAATCTTAAGAAGCACtgaaaaaagtattgttttttcatcaaaataaaatcagtgaGGCCGTAGAGTTTACagtagataattatttaaacgGTTTAAGTAACAGCTTcacataaattaaattcataaaacttaTATTTCATTCAACGACATAAGGTCGTTGTTATTTTGGAACTGGCTGATACTACCTTGAAGATCATCTTGGTGATTGATGCGCATCTCAAACACGACTTTCagttcatttcgcatgcacatGAGCCTGAGAGATCTTCAATGTCGTACCAAAATAAGGTCAAAACCgttacaaattgttaaatcagaatctGGTACATGAGCTTCTAACGTAGTTTAAATTCTCAGAAGATAAGTAAATTTAACCAGATTCTGATTTCGGTAATATACGAATAAATTCGaatgtacatatataattaaataacacaatggGTAAATACCATAATTACCGAAATCTATGTAAGAATGACATGTATAATCGTgcatattgtaaaataaataaatatataagaaaCGATTTAAAGGAAAACGTGGGTACATAATAAGAGTCATtggtattataatttaaatacttatttcagtacggtttcactcactattatttttagtcgcttttggcgacatgtagtgagtgaaaccgtacagatctaaatattttgaaatatgtctcacgatagtttaagttcgattatttaaatactattttaaaataaagaccAGAGGATTGAAATGCCGTAGTACGTAcgaaataaactattttaacttaataagaatgttaatttttaatttctaaacacacgctttataattattataaggtaGCTAGGGACATGTAAGGTAGAtaggtaagtataatattttGCGATTGCTTGTGTGGTCCCTCTaaggttactgagtgccggcgagtcgaacgcaacagaaccagtctaaaatgtgtcatcgagatgcgtaacaaaggcgcgttatcgcaGAGCGCACCTACACTGGTTAttttgagcgttggactagcccgcgctcaggtgccaattagaattatacgACCCTTTTTTGTAGGTAGTGGCACgcgcggttttacttaacaatagacaaaggattagccgttcggggccagctacaaatcgaacgactatataattatttaacttaATTATTGCTTCGTGTAGGTATCTtcagttttaaatataaaaatattgactAAAAAATTAAAGctcgtaggtatataatttttgaggggtccctttgtttgacataattattgaaagtcataatgtaataattgtcatattatcattagtcataattctggcaccgttaacttttcaggattttcctcaggttatcctatagcttaggttaggttaggtttgttttatggcaatcctgaaaagttacgcgtttctgagaaaaaccaaattatgactaacgaaaatgtggacataACTACATcatgacttaaaactaaatgggaaacaatagaaacCCAATTTTTGAGACGCGTAACACGCATCGTTACACTACCACCGGGTTCGAGCACGTTTGCGCCAGTGTGAGGCTCTATCCTCTGCTCCCTCACACTAGTGTAAATATTGtaacgtatttattttaaaattcatcatttttaacaaattttacaatattttaatgcGTGTTCAATTTGAATGTGTATTTCAATATTTGATTGCTTTCTGAAAGCGTAGTTCATAATGTATGTTTTCCGTGCTCTTAATTGTGTCGAAGTTTTGTCGAAAATAACGGTCAttataaacataacaaaagtttttaagtgcataattatatataatgtaatattcTTCAAATTGTAgggtataattaaaatatacttaattttattttaaaaaggggACAAATGACGCTTTAGATTAGGAAATGCAAAAATATGGCTTTTTACACACTATTAAAATGTATAGAATAAaaccccaaggtggtgaaaagggggttgaaagtttgtatggagatcaaacattttattgagtgcgggatttaaatatttgtataaaggtatattattagaatagaagaaaGGTAAAACGAAAGAAAGTTATTAGAATAGAAACAAAGttattagaatagaagaaaGGTAGAAAGAACGGTAAAGGTAAGGTAGGATAAAAAGTCGCCATTTTAATAacctacttttatttttatttttttatggttacatttacataataaaatgtAGCTTCTGGATAATTATATACTAAAAGTCGagcaaatgttaattaaatattagttaagtatttttttgtaataattaacttaataaataatcagTATTACATCATCATATCACATCAATACAGATTACATCATTATTTTCCTGTTGTGTTTTTTGCCGAATGGTTGTCACTTTTATTTACAGTAAagttctattatttattttacactaatttaagatataaattaattttaaaa is a genomic window of Cydia strobilella chromosome 20, ilCydStro3.1, whole genome shotgun sequence containing:
- the LOC134750683 gene encoding octopamine receptor beta-2R-like isoform X2, encoding MANEIFQNVSANASANNVTDAGGDSGVFFKLRVSVLLLIVIMAVLGNLLVIVSVMRHRKLRVITNYFVVSLAFADILVAMVVMPFNFSVQFYDEWRFGSVICDLWNSSDVYFTSTSILHLCCISVDRYYAIVKPLKYPIKMTKKMAFIMLAATWLSPVTISYAPIFTGYYTTAEHAQYRENNTKTCDWVVNKPYAVISSSVSFWIPCTIMIFTYVAIFREANRQEKAIAGHTRLMQRHSRDIKDKNILNMKREYKAARTLGIIMGAFIICWLPFFLFYVSTSLCDTCKYPEVINPIMFWTGYFNSVLNPIIYAYFNKEFRSAFKNTLACAFCSYCKKDALDLDAQERLDRQGSNHTRMSSPVRRINSDV